The genomic stretch TGCAGCGATCGAGCCTGAAACGGTTGACGCCGCCCGACGGCTTGCCGAAGAGACGGGCGCCGAAACACTCGGCCTGCAACTCGACGTCACCGACGCCTCAGCCGTGCGCGCGGGCTATGCCGAAGTGGAAGAGCGCCTCGGACCTCTGAGCATCTCGGTCCAGAATGCCGGTGTGATCACTATCGCCAAGGTCGAGGATCTGAGCGAGCGCGAGTGGGACCTTAATCTCGACGTCAACACCAAGGGCGTTTTCCTCTGTTGCCAGGAGGCCGTGGCCCGCTTCCGCGCCAGTGGCACGAAAGGACGCCTGATCAACACGGCATCCGGTCAGGCACGTCAGGGCTTCATCTACACCCCCCACTATGCCGCCTCGAAGTTCGGCGTGGTCGGTCTGACCCAGAGCCTTGCTAAGGAACTGGCCAGAGAAGGCATCACTGTGAATGCCATTTGTCCTGGCATTATCCACACCGAGATGTGGGATTATAATGATCGGGTCTGGGGCAAGATGCTGGGCGACTACGGCCCCGGCGAACTGATGGCCGAATGGGTCGAAGGCATCCCGATGGGCCGCGCTGGAACACCCGCCGAAGTCGGCGCGCTCGTCGCGTTTCTAGCATCGACCGACGCGGCATACATCACGGGACAGACAATCAACGTGGACGGCGGACTGATCATGTCGTGAACTCGAAAGTCGGCTGCCGGGTTGGCAGTGAATGAAGGCTGCTGGAATGCGTGGCCGCCAGTAGAAGATGTTTCCCCGGCGGATAAGATTTTCGACCCCGTGGCGGACTGCCATGACGAAGACACCCTCAATCAGGCCCGAAGGTCACCCCGTGCCGTTTTCGGGTTGGGTCTCACCTTTGGGCATCAGTTTTGGGCATCAGGTCGCCGATGACGCCAAAACGGGATCCGGCACGACGGAAAAACATGAGAATCTAAGCATTTTGGGAGAATTGGCTGGGGAACCTGGACGATAATCCAACTTTCCTCACGGCCTTGATTCACTTCAACATATTGCCAGGAAACAGCTTTCTCGTCTAGAGGTGTTCCGGTTTACTGTTCCGGTAAGCTGTTCCGGGAGCCCCCTGATGACACGACGCTCAAACCTCATTCGCCGCGAAGGCGGCACCTACTATGCGCGGATCTACATCCCTGCGGAATTGCGAGATCACTTCCCGAGTGAGGACAAGAAGATCTCATTACGGACCAAGGACGAGGCGACCGCCAAGGTTCGTCTCAATGCCGAAGTCCAGAAGTGGGACGTCGTGTTCGCCGACATGCGCGCCCGCCGGCAGTTGAGCGATCAGGACAAGGCGGTCGCCGTGTGGGAGCACTATGAGGGGAGGCTGAAAGAGGACTCAGAG from Peteryoungia desertarenae encodes the following:
- a CDS encoding SDR family NAD(P)-dependent oxidoreductase, which produces MQRFSGQTVFVTGGNKGIGLGIARRFAEEGAKIAIAAIEPETVDAARRLAEETGAETLGLQLDVTDASAVRAGYAEVEERLGPLSISVQNAGVITIAKVEDLSEREWDLNLDVNTKGVFLCCQEAVARFRASGTKGRLINTASGQARQGFIYTPHYAASKFGVVGLTQSLAKELAREGITVNAICPGIIHTEMWDYNDRVWGKMLGDYGPGELMAEWVEGIPMGRAGTPAEVGALVAFLASTDAAYITGQTINVDGGLIMS